The Arachis hypogaea cultivar Tifrunner chromosome 16, arahy.Tifrunner.gnm2.J5K5, whole genome shotgun sequence genome contains a region encoding:
- the LOC140180138 gene encoding uncharacterized protein, whose product MVYEQSIKFEFPISNNQAEYEAFVGGILLAKEVGATRVELERVKRLSKEFDEVVVQHVPRERNTRADLLSKLASMKREAGNQSLIQGLLKELTVMLHLTQTADIPSWMDPVTVFLEKGKLPDNDKVTKSLRKEAAKYVIVQGQLFKRGLNQPLLKCLRPEQMNYVLTEVHEWCCGHHV is encoded by the exons ATGGTATATGAGCAGTCCATTAAGTTCGAGTTCCCCATAtccaacaaccaagcagaatacgaagccttCGTCGGTGGGATACTCTTAGCAAAGGAAGTCGGAGCAACTAGGGTGGAG CTGGAAAGGGTCAAAAGGCTAAGCAAAGAATTCGATGAGGTCGTGGTGCAACACGTCCCCAGAGAGAGGAACACCCGAGCTGACCTCCTGTCAAAACTTGCTAGTATGAAGCGAGAAGCGGGGAACCAATCCTTAATACAAGGTTTACTGAAAGAACTAACGGTCATGCTGCATTTAACCCAAACAGCCGACATCCCCTCATGGATGGATCCAGTCACCGTTTTTCTGGAAAAAGGAAAGCTCCCTGATAACGACAAGGTTACGAAGTCGCTAAGGAAGGAAGCGGCCAAATACGTTATAGTCCAAGGACAGCTGTTCAAGAGGGGATTGAACCAGCCTTTGCTGAAATGCCTACGTCCCGAACAAATGAACTACGTATTAACAGAAGTCCACGAGTGGTGTTGCGGCCACCACGTCTAA